Genomic segment of Drosophila ananassae strain 14024-0371.13 chromosome 2L, ASM1763931v2, whole genome shotgun sequence:
ACCGATGCGAAATGGTCTGGACATCGTTCTCATCCTCGTGCGGCGACTCGAACAGAGCACCCTTCGGAAAAACAGTAAcattttattaagaaatattcTTGCGGAAAAGTGGCATAGTTCATGCTTACCGGATATTTTAACTTTGGACAGCCGGTCGTCTCCTCCGGATGGTAAAACCACGCCACTCGCACCACCTTGTTACCCGTGGTAGTCTCCCACATGGACTCAATTCGCCCAATATAGGGACGATCTGGCCTGCCCGTCGACAGAAATACTGCACTGTCCCCGacctaattttttttgtattttcgaTACAACAAAATATAATTGGAGAGCCATTAAAGGACCATTTCAGAAAGAATATAATTGCAAGCAACGTACCGTTATAGTTTCCTTTCCCCTTTTGattgttttgtaaaattgCTTTCTGGCACGTCCTTTGACGCCCGCCTTCCTGTAGGCGGTGCCACACCAACCCCAGAGCTGTCGCTCCGGCAGGAAGGCAGCTATTTTGCTGCTTCCCTTGGAGTTGTTATGTTCAACCAGATCCTCCCCCTTGGCCTGCGATGCGagaaatgaaaatttaattaatctGAACCCTTCGAAACTCTGTCGAAATTGTGGTTAAATATTGAGATTGGTTTTTGAAAACATTTCAGCCCAAAATTGGGGTGACTTTCGTAAATTATTGTTTCTGCATTTTAATTCATAAATTATGCATGAATTGAAGTTGTTTTATATTGCATATTTACGTACCTCGTCGGATATCTCCGACATCAGATTGGATGCGGTTTCCTCCTCCATATCCAACTGCTCTGTTTTGACTTTCACCTCCACCTTGACGCGGTTGGTGGCCGGGACTGTGGCTGGAGTCAACTCTGCCGCAGGAGCCTCTGGAATTTCCTGAGCTGCCGCTGGGAAATCTGGCAGGGCCACCTGTTGTTCCGGCTCCTCACTGCCATTCTTGCGGTGGTGCTTCTTGTGCTTTTTGCGCTTCTTGTGCTTGTGATGCTTGCGGGCTGCATCCTCCGCAACCACGCCATCGCCGTTGACAGCTGGATCAGTTCCACCATTGATGGATGTGGCAAGATTGGCTCCATTCTGCGACTTGGACATTTTCTTGAGGCTCTTTTTCAGGCGCTTCTTTTCGCTGCGCTGCGTAAACAGCTCCATGGTGGCGGCTAGCGAGGTGGTGTTGTCGCTGCTCATGCCCAGGCTGTGGTGACTGTGCGAGTCTTCGCAGCCGGGCACACTTAATTGCTCCTGGGAGGAGCCGGCAATGCCACTCTCACCGCTCCGCAGAGGCCCGCGCTTCTGCTTGCCTACTGAGTAGAGGGGATTATCGTTGTACTCTGTTCCGGTTAGGTTGGTTGGGATTGATGGTGGTTTGGAAAGGAGTAAGGAGAAATAAAGAAACACTTAAATAAGGAAACACACACGAATAACATATGATAGGATGAATGGAGTGGATGGACCAAGCTAGTGTTTCATCCACATAGTGACAATGGAGAGGATACACACCAGCTATGGGATAATCGCTGAGCAGCAGACGGATGTTCTGTAAGCGGATCCTGCCGCTGTCGCCGTCATCGAACTCCACGCTCACAAAGTCTGGCGCTGTTGTGGCTGCATTCCCCGAACTGACTGCTCCCTCCACGGTATGCTCCGACTCAATAGCACGTCCCGGATAGAGGCAGCGGTATTGCTGACTCCAATAGGCACATAACCGCGTGCCGACAGGAACACTATCTACGCTCTTGGGCGCCACTTCGAGAATCTGAAACTCAACAGGTTAATGTGGTTTTCTTTTGGCTAAAATAAGATCTTTATTACCGTATCCTTGAGTATATCCTCACGCGACATCACATGCGACTTATTGCCTCTCTCTCCATCCAGCGTTATGGAGTATACGTCTGGAGGTCGCAGTGGTTTCATCACACCAGCATAGAACAAGCCACCCATGTCGGTTAGGACACGGGTCTCGTCCCGATACAGGTGCTCGCTTGTCAGCTGTAGCTCTCTATCGATACCGCAAACCCGCCTTTTCGCCTCCGGAGCGGATGTCGGCTGCTCTCCAGATCCAATGCCAGCGGCACTGGCCTTCAGCTTTCGCTGTTTGCGCGTTGCAGAGCCCGCCTGTTTTGACGACGGAGAACCAGACGTTGATGGGGTGGTTAGAGAGGAGGTAGTTGGCGCATTAGATGCAGCTGCATCCAGGGCACTGGGCTCGAGGACGAACGACGAGGTACTGGGCGAGCTGCTGCTGATTGGCAAGGAATTGGGCTCAGACGTGGGCTGCTGCTGGGACGGTGGTGGGGGAAACGAATGCGTCTTCTCCGGAAAGCGCAAGAAGCTGGAAGCCTGAAGATTACTGCTCGAGAACTTGGGAAACTTGTAGTCGCGCAGCGGAGATGAGGTCCTTAAATAATGATATTATATTAAGTGAACTAGCAACTGCAATATCCCAACTCACCCAAGAACGCTGGACAATGTGGATCCGAGCGTCAATTGCGGTTGTTGGAGCGTCGGGGCTGGGTGCACCGGTGGCTGCACTACCGCCAGTTGAAGTtgtagttgctgctgctgcttggagcacttcttcttcttcttgtgcTTCGAAATCTCATCCAGCTTGCGTTTCTTTTTACGGTACTGTCGCGTGATGGCAGCCAACTGCATCCGCATATTATTATCCATTATGCTGAATACCTCCTGGCCGAAGCGCTGCGCATAGCTGGGATCAATAGACCCGAGGGCGCTGCGCAGCTCCGCCTGCAGTTGCTCGTCCTGCAGGTCCACATCCTCGTCCGCGGACAGCTGCCTCTCCTGGCGACTGCTGCTGTGGCGCCGCTTCTTTTTGCTCTTCTTGCTGCAGCGGGCGGACTTTCGACTGTCGCTGCCCGAGGACTTGGAATGTTTGTGCTTCTTACGCTTAACGGGGGTCAGGTCGGCAACAGCTCCTGCTGCGATGGATGCGGAGGACGTGGAGGGTAGCTCGATGCCCTGCATCGAGGGAAACCCTGGGGAGCTCAATGGCAGCTGAAAGGAGGACGTGGACGAGGGGAAGACGGATCCCGACTGAATTCCAAAGCCAAAACAGGACTTCGGCTCCAGCCCCGGTGGCGTCGTCGCATTCGCTGCTAGAGCCTGCGGCGTGGGAGTGGGAGTTCTGGAAGAGGGCGTAGCAAAGAGGCTGCTGCCCTGCACCACCTCCTCCTGGATACGCTGCTCCGCCAGAGCGCACAACAACTTCAGCCCTCCAAGTGGCTCCGGAGTGGGCGCAGGCGGATTCATTTGCAGGacaggaggtggaggaggtgatGGCGGCGTAGATTCCTCCGGCTGTAGCTGGGGCTCCACATGGTCCACCGGCTCCTTCTTGACCCGCACCAGCGGCGTGCTATTGGTGCTGATGTTGGAGAGCAGCTCCAAGCCGGTAAGATCCTCGGGAACAGCTTGAGAAGGTGGAATCGTTTCATGGTTATCCGGGGGAGTCTGCTCAGCTGACTCCGCCTGGCTGGCACTGGGTATGTCACTGGGTTCCGTCTGGGTATGGCACTCGTTCGGTATCGTCTGGGTATGGCTGTTTTCACTGGGCTTGGTCAGTTCCAAGGGCTGGCTCAGGGAGGGGGCACTGGAAATGGCGTCTATAGTAGTCTCCTGCTGTTTCAGGCCAGTACACGGAGCCGGAATGCTCTCATCTTCGCTGCAGACCGGCGTATCCGTCTGAATATTCACATCCTGCATCTGCGGCCCTATCGCCGTGTTCCCGGCAATCTCCGCCAGTCGCGGAGGCGTCTGTGGCGTCAACGGAGCATGCAGCTTGAAGTTGAGGGCTGCCTCGTCGGGCATCGTTGTGGCAGCAGGCAGATCGCCACTGGCGCCGTGCATCGAGAGATTCAGCAACGCTGGTGTGGGCGTGGCCACCGGGCCTGCCTGGAAGAGCGGATGTGGCGTTGTCTGAGGCAACACCGTAGGTTCCATGGTGGCCGAGGTAGGCGGCGTGGGCAGGCGCATTAGGTTGAGAGCCTGCTCCTTGTCTCGCGCAGCTTCCAACGGCACCAAGGGAGGCAGGGCCAGGGGCAACGGCGGTTGTGCTGAATAGTCCTCCAGCTTCATGTGTGGTACCGGCGGCAGGAGGAGCGATCCCATTGCGGAGGGCACACTGACGAAGCGGGAACTGCTGGCACTGAGACTGCTGGTGGAACTCATACTGCTGGCCGCGTTCGAGGTGTTTGTCACGCCCGATCCCGCCGCCAGACTTAGGTTGATGGTTgagttggtggtggtggtgctggtctGCTGATTACTGTGGTGGCACAGCGTGGAGCTGCCGGTAGCCGTGGCCGTGGCCGCTGCCGCCAGGTAAAGCTGCAAGGGGGACGCGTACGAGGACGTGGTGCCCAGAGTCTGGTGGCTGCCCATCGAGGGGAATATAAAGTTGGGCAGGTTGGGCAGATTGGACAGACTGGTCAGGTTCGGCTGCGACGGCTGCAacgaggcggcggcggcggcggcagctgcagcggcagcggcggaAGGACCTCCGGCCGTGGGCGCTTGGGGAATATAGGCCGAGGGCCAGACGAAGGCCGCCGCAGCCGCTGCCTGCTGGAACGGATCTGTGGGCGTTAAGAGGGGAAAATTTGATATGCCTGGTGTGCATATGGACGTGGTAGCGATTCAGTTTAGTCGGAGATTCGAGATTGAAGATTGGAGTTTGGTGTTTGGATTGGtattggtgttggtgttggtggAGGGTGTGGGAGGGAGAGAAGCGCAGTTGTAAAAGCATGAATTAGTTTGGTTTTGGCGAAATCATATTAGCCTAGGACACCTAGGACGTTGCTGGCATGCGGAGTGCGAATGTAAAGGAATATGACGGAGATCATCCTCTGGCTCACTTACCGAGCGCTGCTGGGGCTGCCGGCAGGAGGACCACCGGTCCACGGCTAGCCTCCCGGGAGTACTGCAGGCCCACCGTGGCGGGCGACATGGAAATCACTGATTCAATGGGTAATGCATCTACAAAACAAAGCAACGGAAAAGAGAGAACCAAATAGAGTGTGGGAGACGGTGTGGACTGAGCTCGGGTGGCTCGTTTAATTGGTTTTTAGGCTGTGGGCTATGACGATGACAATATGGGTCGGGGGGTTACTATCTCACTCACTTGGATACTGCCAAAATGTGGAGGGTGCTCGGTTCAGGGCCAGCTCCTCGGCGGTGGTGCTGCCGGTGGTCATCAGGTCGCCGTTGCCCGTAAAGTACAGATTGCCGCAACTGGTGGCTCCTGCAACGATTCAGAAAACAGAGttcatttaattattccacaTTTTCGATCCATTAATATACATTAAAATCCTTTTATGGCCCGATGCCAACCTTTCCGCTCGACGTTCgtttgtttaataaattttctGGCCTCTGCTGCGAGTGAGCGGGTGTGTTACTTCAGATGTAAGCGATGATGTGTATGTATACGTAAAATATTGCAGTGTCCTTGAACTATGCATTTGGTCACCGCGCGTGCCTCCCAACCACCCACCATCAGCCACCCACCTACCCATAGAACAGAGCACATAGCACATCACACATCAGCCAGTACATCCGGACATCTGATTGTGAATCAGAATCCGAGTCAGAATCCAGTCCAGAATCAGTACCATAGTAACCCACCACTTACCTACCACCTTTCCGGCCCTGCGGCCAgataattttacaaaaattcgatTAAGCCGTACGTGCTGCTCTGTAATTGCATTACATTAAGGGATCGGTTCCATTGGTTCCAAGGCATTCCACCCTACACCCCAGAAGTATGCAGTTAAAGAAGTTGCGGAAATGAATGACAAGTACTGGGATGTGCCAGGGCTCCCATATCTAAACGCAATTAATGATACGTCTTCTGACAAGTGAGTTGTTCGGGGAAACTTCCCCGCAAACGTTTATAAATAGCatgaaaaaaacaataacGAAAGAAGATGCCATATGGTCGCAAACCCAAACCATTCCATCGTGTCATGTTGCCATCCCGTCCCGTCCCTTCCTGGCCGGCCTGACATGTCCCGTTTACGGTTCTAGTCCTCTGTTAGATCCGGTTTCCACAACTCCGTGAAACCAGTCGAGCGCAGCATCACCGTTAGCATCCCTTGCGGCTACAGGAGCCCCGCAGCTCTCGCTGCTCCCCAGGATGTAGCGACGCACCACCTTCGGCGAGCAACAGCTACGCTAACTTGTCTGCGTCTGAAACCACCCACCCAACACACGAGCACCAACCATGAGTAATCCGCCTTTGGGTCCGCCTCCTCCTTAAAGCTTCGCCGGAGCGTGATAACAAAAGTCGAAGCCGACGACGTCGACGATGCCCTATTCTTGGACGGAGCATGACTAAGCCGgaaacttttccatttttggtTCTTGAATTTAAAACTTCTGGCTTTCGTCCGAGAATTTCCAAAAGCGGCCTAACCGCAAGAATTCCCGATAATGAATGTATGAAAGTTTGCCAAAATCAAGACATTAACAAAGTTCTTGTTTTCTTACTCGAATTGGATGGAGAGACCCGGCTTGAGAAGTGCGTCAGGAATTTATCAGCAAACCCATTTCATTGAAATTCCATTTCATCACATCAAAGCGAGAAGAATCAATATTTTCCTTTCAATAAACTAGTTGATTCAAAAAGGTTTTTCTTTGGGATTAGCAGTATCTTTGGGACTTCATCCCCTGATCTGGGCAATCTTCAATAGCTTTTAAAGCTTTTTTAATcctaaaaaaacatatgacaTATTTCCAAAGCATTGAAACAAAATCGGGGAAAGCAATTAACACCAATTAGTGCCACGTTGATGCATAAATCGaaaatcagaatcagaatcagttCAAGGCAACAAACAGAGCACCAACCAGCGAAAACCCACCCTCTAACCCACTAGCCCTCTTACCCTCTAAAATGTAAACAGATTTCACGAAGCCTGACCTGATCGGACAGAGTACACCCAAGTCGACCAAACCCTCCCTGCTCCCTGCCCGAAATCGCAATGTGTTTCACTTTCGTTTTATTTCCGCCAGAGGACTTCATACGATTTACCACCGGTTTCCTTATATTTATGTGCGTCCTGTGCGCGATGCCGGCAAGGGGCGACTCGTTTCAAATTGAAGTCGAATCGCACGATTCGGTGGCTGTCACAACACCGACAGCCGCACAACAGGCGGCCATCATATGATTCCTGTGCTCTCAACTCTGACTCTGCTCTGGTCTGCTTTGGGGTGTATGCGGCGGACACCCTCGCCGTGCTTGCTGCTCCTCCGCTCTGACTCACTGCCGGAATTCTTTTAGTGTTCAACGTTTGCAGGCAATCTTATTAGTGGCATAATTGAACGGCGTCCACGTCCTGGCATTATAAGCATCGTAAAGACGCCCCTGGGGACGCGGCCTGACGTTCGTTAGCGGCACACAAATCTGGACACTTAAATTGAAT
This window contains:
- the LOC6499488 gene encoding protein winged eye isoform X4, yielding MAAFNASASSSAAAAAADVLSATTTATFLVPTTGATQAGAISVAGTPHHHLQLDQFGGYSAGHHHQQQTNSSYTFVQIKREPCQVSEISSNNCHQQQSPHQAAHPSQPHLQGSVTASATSKTMSSSTLTTLVKIEAPSPKVTDLEKSSNNSVPIGIAVARKRPQEALVPALNPPATLPLQPPLNKDMNCFGIRVADLGATSCGNLYFTGNGDLMTTGSTTAEELALNRAPSTFWQYPNPFQQAAAAAAFVWPSAYIPQAPTAGGPSAAAAAAAAAAAASLQPSQPNLTSLSNLPNLPNFIFPSMGSHQTLGTTSSYASPLQLYLAAAATATATGSSTLCHHSNQQTSTTTTNSTINLSLAAGSGVTNTSNAASSMSSTSSLSASSSRFVSVPSAMGSLLLPPVPHMKLEDYSAQPPLPLALPPLVPLEAARDKEQALNLMRLPTPPTSATMEPTVLPQTTPHPLFQAGPVATPTPALLNLSMHGASGDLPAATTMPDEAALNFKLHAPLTPQTPPRLAEIAGNTAIGPQMQDVNIQTDTPVCSEDESIPAPCTGLKQQETTIDAISSAPSLSQPLELTKPSENSHTQTIPNECHTQTEPSDIPSASQAESAEQTPPDNHETIPPSQAVPEDLTGLELLSNISTNSTPLVRVKKEPVDHVEPQLQPEESTPPSPPPPPVLQMNPPAPTPEPLGGLKLLCALAEQRIQEEVVQGSSLFATPSSRTPTPTPQALAANATTPPGLEPKSCFGFGIQSGSVFPSSTSSFQLPLSSPGFPSMQGIELPSTSSASIAAGAVADLTPVKRKKHKHSKSSGSDSRKSARCSKKSKKKRRHSSSRQERQLSADEDVDLQDEQLQAELRSALGSIDPSYAQRFGQEVFSIMDNNMRMQLAAITRQYRKKKRKLDEISKHKKKKKCSKQQQQLQLQLAVVQPPVHPAPTLQQPQLTLGSTLSSVLGTSSPLRDYKFPKFSSSNLQASSFLRFPEKTHSFPPPPSQQQPTSEPNSLPISSSSPSTSSFVLEPSALDAAASNAPTTSSLTTPSTSGSPSSKQAGSATRKQRKLKASAAGIGSGEQPTSAPEAKRRVCGIDRELQLTSEHLYRDETRVLTDMGGLFYAGVMKPLRPPDVYSITLDGERGNKSHVMSREDILKDTILEVAPKSVDSVPVGTRLCAYWSQQYRCLYPGRAIESEHTVEGAVSSGNAATTAPDFVSVEFDDGDSGRIRLQNIRLLLSDYPIAEYNDNPLYSVGKQKRGPLRSGESGIAGSSQEQLSVPGCEDSHSHHSLGMSSDNTTSLAATMELFTQRSEKKRLKKSLKKMSKSQNGANLATSINGGTDPAVNGDGVVAEDAARKHHKHKKRKKHKKHHRKNGSEEPEQQVALPDFPAAAQEIPEAPAAELTPATVPATNRVKVEVKVKTEQLDMEEETASNLMSEISDEAKGEDLVEHNNSKGSSKIAAFLPERQLWGWCGTAYRKAGVKGRARKQFYKTIKRGKETITVGDSAVFLSTGRPDRPYIGRIESMWETTTGNKVVRVAWFYHPEETTGCPKLKYPGALFESPHEDENDVQTISHRCEVLQFGSYFDKFGADSKQYQSIYDNNDTYYLAGHYNPRLQVLKLQDDIPTLEELQDTNTTTTTTTTED